The genomic window AGCGAGATTGTCCGTCGAAGGATTCTACGCGGCCTCCCACTGCTCCCTGGTGCTCATAGACGTCCGGGGAGAGGTGTTGCGGTGACAGGCGGTTGTGGTCTTGTGTCTGGTGCGACCTGtgatgggggtggaggtggtgttCCAGCCCGGGGCTGTGGCAGGGGCTGTGGGACGGGCTGTGGGCCAACAGGCAGGTCTGCAGGCAGCTGTTTCGCCGCACGGCCCGGTTCAGGTCCAGTCGGGCGATGAGCGGCTTGCCAATGTTGATGCTTTTGGTCCAGTGGACGGATTCGTCCTCCATGGCGGTGAAGGAGCCCTGAAGGCACACGGTGAACACCAGCTCCTCctgttggatgtgtgtgtgtgtgtgtgtgtgtgtgtgtgtgtgtgtgtgtggggtgggggaggaggaggaacagtgTTGAGAAAGTCAATGTGATCCCTTTTAGTTTTTATGACTCAAAATCACTTCTTTAAAGTTAAATTTGGTGCGTGGTTCTAGCAGAATCGGTCTTCCTGTCAGGCCAAATCTGTTACGTTACTTAAGTTCATAAACCAATACCTGCAAACACAAATGACACTAATgcctcttattattattattatcattattattattaagtcctattatttaatcataaaacAACAGACTTTctttacaggaagaaaaacatcCATAAACCTTCTGAACATAAGAAAAAACTTTCAAAATAGCTGTTGTTCTGCGTATAAAGAGGTTATTATGCTCAACACAGGATTTTATACCAAAATGTCCCGTTGAGTTTTTACCCTGAGCTTCTGCAGTGAGCTGACTCTGGTGTAAAGGCAGTGCTGCGGCAAGTTGCTGGACAGAAGGTAGATGCCCGTCTCCTCTGGAGTCTCTCTGTTCATCTCTTTAGGATCAACATCAAGGTCCTGCGGTGAGGAAAAGAAGCAGATTACAGTTTGCACTAACTCACAAGTATTTTGTGTTACCTCAAGTCTGAAGGGACAAAGGTTACCCCGCAATGTTTCTGATTGGTGAGGCGGATGAGATATGATCCGCCCTTTCTTTCTTAATAACCAGTGTTCATGGCAACCCACTGACCTGTGAGAAGTCGGTGACGTGAGCCTGGCAGAAGGACATGTCCTCCGGCTTTTTAACGATGTGAGTGTACATGACGAGCACGTTGGAGAACTCTGCAGCGAAGCCCAACTTGATCTGAGCCCCGCAGTCAAAGTTGAGACACATACTCTCAGGGAGCTCTGGaataacaaagaaaagacaGGCATTTCAAGTTCTACATGTTTGATTGATTTAAAAAGCCGTTGTTCATGCTCCATTCACAAGATCTCATGTCGTGTCATTTTAAGAAGCACAAACATTTTCACTAATTTCTTATTTGTAACAGGGTTTCTAAGGATTAAcgtatatttattgatttatcatAAGACACatccactttgtgtgtgtttgcttcagtgttttgtgtttgcctTCACATCCAGTGGAGGCGCGTAAAagaatatatttctataaatgtggcaaaaaacataaaatccaGTCATCTTAAATCCCTTTATTAAAATCAATAAGCTCAGAAATGGTGAGTTACTTTTAAGCTTGCTTgttaatttaaacaaaaagcCAGTACAAAAAAGGAAAGTCCGCGAATCTTAAAATCTTATACAGCAGCAAAATTCCCAATATGAGGTTTGTGGTCCCCCGACCTGCCTCAAGATAAATTATGTAGATGATTGAAGgaataagaaagaaaataaaacattttttttgccgGAAAAAAGGCTGAAAATGTCCACCAATACAGGTTTCTAAAAATCCCTCTAAAATAAATAACCTGAGAATTAAATATAAGGTTGGTTGAACTGTTTATAACTGAGGCCATAACCTGTAAAATAAGAGGGTCACAAGTTGACATTAACTAATGGGGTTATAAGCCACACAGATTGGGAACCACTGTAATATAGTCTACCTGGTTAGATTGATCAAAACTACTGGAAGAAATGCTATTTTCCTCACTGGCTTCTCTCCAAGCAAATATGTATTAGCTGATGGAAGAGGTGATAATGTTGTCCCTCTTGTGCGGTTGTGTTGGGAAGCCCccatgtgtgcaggtgtgtatAACAGAGGGAGCACTGTGTGTTTAATCAGCATTAACCAAAGTCAACAGAGCTGCAGAGTGTGCTCGTGGGGGCTTCCCAGCCCAGTGggaacaaacattttttttttaaatttgcgTTGCAAACTCACCGTGAACCTTTGCCCACTGGAGGCTGCGAGCGTGAGCGAGGTCGACGCTGTCGCCGGGCAGGATAGGATCGGTCAGCGCTCTCCTCTCTGACAGACTGCTGCGGATCTCCAGAGCCTGCTTGCCCTTCGTAGCATCGAACTGACCCATGTCTGGACACGGAAGATCACATGTTCAACAACAGCTGTATCATATCAAAAACTCCTTCAACGAGTTGAAACCAGCACATTGTGTGAATACGTTCATTTCATCAACCCTCCCTGAGCTGTGAATGAGTAACATGGTGCAATGGTAGATGCATCTAATTGCATGTAATTTTCATTCATTAagagaacatttaaaagaaagctGATACAATTGTGACATTAATAATGCAACGCACACTACATTTAACCTATTTTAGCCTTCTATTGAAATATGAACTGAAACAAAGTATCCATAAAACTTCTGCAAAATGGTCTTTTAAATTGTCACAGTGACGTAACAATTCTTCTCAGTCACAAATTCATTTAAAGAACTCAAGACGACAGTAAATAATATCAATTGTGCACGCGTGGCGTGAATAGTTTTGTATTATCCGCATGGGTCTTTCTTTTCGGATGCAACGTGTGATGTCATCTATTGTGTTTCCGTTCCTCACCCTCAGCGACTCTGTCCAGCAGCACGGTGATCTTCTCATCGTCGAGGAGACGCTTCTTCAAAAACTTGACAAACACGCCGTTGGTGAAGCCGCTGGAGCTCAGCTCGAAGGCCTCGGCATCCTGGCACCTGAGCAGcccacccgccccccccccccccaaaaaaaaaaaaatcgcacAACATTTGAGATATATtcttgaaaacaaaaaagtgcgATATGTTTAGTTTTTGAATGATAATGTATGATGACTCACGTAGCGTATCCAAAGACGATGTTTGCCGTGACCCTCAGGACAATGTTTGGAGCGCTGTCGTCATGAATATTCCTGAGGACGAAAAGATGCAAACCAAGgcgataaataaataaatactggatTACGGGGTCCTGTTGTAgaataacacacaaaaacaatcaaCGTACATGTTTATACGAATATAATAAAACCATAAtttctttaatgtctcttttcaTCTGTTCAATTAAGGAATGGATGCCAAACAAATCTTTACAaaagactgtaaagccctctacaAATAACTTGAATTAAAGTTCCCGTTAAAACTGGAGCTATAATGATAAGATGACAGAGAATTAGTTGCTTGACAAAAGTTAACCTGTGAACGAATGTCAACATTATCTGGTTTTCTTAATCCTCAGTGATAATAAACAGAATATTTAGGCGTTGTTTGCATTTTGTTGACTCAAGCAGTTTGTAGACAAAACTTTGGAAACCTGCGAAGATTTTATTTGACTAGTTTCTGACATATTATTGACTACttgaacaattaaaaaaaattatttttaaaaataaaaatcaaagaaaacacgtattaataaatataataaagtcGAACACCTTTACAAAACCACAGAAAGTAATTAAGTAATATTTTTGGGTGCACAGAGGATCTGGACCTTCCACTCATGGTTGCTATTAATGTTGGTGACATACAGTGATAATTATACTCTTCCACCTACAACTTCTCAATATACGagtaacatttcaaatgtaataaGCTCACCTCTTCCTGCACATGTCCAGCAGGAACACATTGAGGcccgtctccttctcctgcatCAGTTTAAGGAtgctctgcacacacaaacagttggCCGAGCGGTACGGGTTCGGCGCGTCTACCGGCACCATGAAACTGTTGCCATAGTTCTCATATCCGTGACCGGCGTAGTACAGCAGACCTAAAGAGGGAAGTGAGTATTTCAATTTCTCAGAGCATTTCTCGATTTCTACCTCAGTCTAGAAGCAACTCAACGTGCCATAGACGCCcttgtgaagcagcagcaggaactCGTCGACGGCGTTTCTCATCTCCGACTCCGTGAGGTCGAGCAGTGACACCACCTGGAAGTTGAGCTGGCGCAGCAGGTTTGTGAGGTCGTACACGTCGACCATGGGAGCTTTGAGCTGCGGGTGGTTTTGGTAAGACAGGTTcccgatcagcagggccacttTGTCAGTTGCTGTGAGAGAGGACACGACCAGACTGTTATACAACGGGAGGGGACAGCAACTCTTACCAAATTGAAGTCCACAAGGTCCTTATTTTCAGGTATTCAAttttgataattaaaataaaaataataaaataaaaataataaaattaaaataataaaattaaaataataaaataataaaataataaaataataaaataataaaataaaataataaaataataaaattaaaatgatccCCCAATAATACAAACATCCAAATAAAATTTAACATATtgctaaaaaaataatattttgcaGATAATTAAAAGCtataaagtaaaacatgtcaacaaaatatgttatgtttttttttggtacttTTTATGACACACATTCTGTACTTTATATGTTGCAGCAAGAAGAAAACATTCCCCACCAGGAGTTCAGGCAGTGGTGATACAAATCACAATGACATACAAAGAAATACAGGCAGGAAGTGGGTCATATTTCCTTAATTCCAAGTATAGGTGTTTGATGTCTTTACCAGCCGCTTGACAGATGTGGAGTAAACTCTGTTGGTATTTTAGGTATAATTATCTGGTGTTGTTGGATTACATTATGCTCTAAagtgttattttgtccacatgTTTAGCTGCTGACATCAAATATGACAAGAAAGCCACAAGTATCACATCTTTATGTTGGTGTTCATCGTGAGAGCGGTCAGGACAAACACCGTGATAGTATAGTAAGTGACATATACTGTGGAGGAACTGTGCATCGGCCATATCCATCACAAAAATACAGCGGAGAACTCGGTGATCACATTTTAACAATTCACCAACTCTTGCATAAAGATGTGCC from Cyclopterus lumpus isolate fCycLum1 chromosome 9, fCycLum1.pri, whole genome shotgun sequence includes these protein-coding regions:
- the malt1 gene encoding mucosa-associated lymphoid tissue lymphoma translocation protein 1 isoform X1, whose product is MSDSLDRSARINLLKEPVVKKLCEVLDKSSNKGWRKLGEIVGNDRRFRVSSADMELCSLEVLELEGSPSRMLLKLMGERGCTTGHLVDYLQMLGNSEVLQGLKPSALQILIQPQSVALISGHNLRLSCHAVGKSPVQYQWFKTKEEVPNSFSSDLVISPVHLRDAGFYICRVNCGDTFEFSQWAQVDVLNVPVSCGQSYHSLEGRLKLVIQPQSQRMHVGETLQVECGAVGRPIPRYQWHRNGVPVPNATKRKHMIPHSMQDHHGRYRCEISSSTERMWTNEVDVVIAPRISVQISEAMECSEDDVYAIGGGSSEYFLNNVPEQLHATDKVALLIGNLSYQNHPQLKAPMVDVYDLTNLLRQLNFQVVSLLDLTESEMRNAVDEFLLLLHKGVYGLLYYAGHGYENYGNSFMVPVDAPNPYRSANCLCVQSILKLMQEKETGLNVFLLDMCRKRNIHDDSAPNIVLRVTANIVFGYATCQDAEAFELSSSGFTNGVFVKFLKKRLLDDEKITVLLDRVAEDMGQFDATKGKQALEIRSSLSERRALTDPILPGDSVDLAHARSLQWAKVHELPESMCLNFDCGAQIKLGFAAEFSNVLVMYTHIVKKPEDMSFCQAHVTDFSQDLDVDPKEMNRETPEETGIYLLSSNLPQHCLYTRVSSLQKLREELVFTVCLQGSFTAMEDESVHWTKSINIGKPLIARLDLNRAVRRNSCLQTCLLAHSPSHSPCHSPGLEHHLHPHHRSHQTQDHNRLSPQHLSPDVYEHQGAVGGRVESFDGQSRCEPAYDSVGGLSSSPGGLSIPIETTDDINELQTVFINSLQLQQQ
- the malt1 gene encoding mucosa-associated lymphoid tissue lymphoma translocation protein 1 isoform X2, giving the protein MSDSLDRSARINLLKEPVVKKLCEVLDKSSNKGWRKLGEIVGNDRRFRVSSADMELCSLEVLELEGSPSRMLLKLMGERGCTTGHLVDYLQMLGNSEVLQGLKPSALQILIQPQSVALISGHNLRLSCHAVGKSPVQYQWFKTKEEVPNSFSSDLVISPVHLRDAGFYICRVNCGDTFEFSQWAQVDVLNVPVSCGQSYHSLEGRLKLVIQPQSQRMHVGETLQVECGAVGRPIPRYQWHRNGVPVPNATKRKHMIPHSMQDHHGRYRCEISSSTERMWTNEVDVVIDDVYAIGGGSSEYFLNNVPEQLHATDKVALLIGNLSYQNHPQLKAPMVDVYDLTNLLRQLNFQVVSLLDLTESEMRNAVDEFLLLLHKGVYGLLYYAGHGYENYGNSFMVPVDAPNPYRSANCLCVQSILKLMQEKETGLNVFLLDMCRKRNIHDDSAPNIVLRVTANIVFGYATCQDAEAFELSSSGFTNGVFVKFLKKRLLDDEKITVLLDRVAEDMGQFDATKGKQALEIRSSLSERRALTDPILPGDSVDLAHARSLQWAKVHELPESMCLNFDCGAQIKLGFAAEFSNVLVMYTHIVKKPEDMSFCQAHVTDFSQDLDVDPKEMNRETPEETGIYLLSSNLPQHCLYTRVSSLQKLREELVFTVCLQGSFTAMEDESVHWTKSINIGKPLIARLDLNRAVRRNSCLQTCLLAHSPSHSPCHSPGLEHHLHPHHRSHQTQDHNRLSPQHLSPDVYEHQGAVGGRVESFDGQSRCEPAYDSVGGLSSSPGGLSIPIETTDDINELQTVFINSLQLQQQ